The proteins below are encoded in one region of Amorphus orientalis:
- a CDS encoding amidohydrolase: MADLILLNGRLTTLDPATPDATALAIKGGRFVAVGSDKAVMAKKTDATEVIDLKGHRVIPGLNDSHTHLIRGGLSYNMELRWENLPSVADALAMLRKQAENTPAPQWVRVVGGWSEFQFAERRMPTLDEINAAAPDTPVFVLHLYARALLNRAALAALGITKDTPDPPGGQIERDRHGNPTGMLIARPSALILYSTLAQGPKLPLEDQINSTRHFMRELNRLGVTSVIDAGGGGQNYPEDYDVVRRLHAEGQLTLRIAYNLFAQKPGQELSDYEHWVGMTEPGAGDDWIRMNGAGENLAWSAADFENFLEPRPDPAPVMEAELEKIVELLATNEWPFRIHATYDETIDRFLTVFERVNQRQPFRTRFIIDHAETISPRNIERIKALGGGIATQHRMAFQGEYFVDRYGAEAAQATPPMREMLKTGLPVGGGTDATRVASYDPWVALHWLTTGRTVGGLALYDDSNLLTREEALAIWTTGSAWFSGEQDVKGKLAHGMYADLAVLSDDLMSVPDDRIRSITSVMTVVGGRIVFAGDHFASYNPPLPPASPDWSANALFASPGERLAAQAPAATHMRACHEGCTTRCGVHGHSHSIAWTAPIPVRNRPAFWGALGCSCFAV; the protein is encoded by the coding sequence ATGGCTGACCTCATCCTCCTGAACGGGCGTCTGACGACGCTCGACCCGGCGACACCCGATGCAACGGCGCTTGCCATCAAGGGCGGCAGGTTCGTGGCGGTGGGAAGCGACAAGGCGGTCATGGCGAAGAAGACCGACGCCACCGAGGTTATCGACCTCAAGGGGCACCGTGTCATTCCCGGCCTGAACGACAGCCACACGCACCTTATCCGAGGCGGCCTCAGCTACAATATGGAGCTGCGCTGGGAGAATTTGCCGTCTGTCGCGGACGCACTCGCCATGCTGCGCAAGCAGGCCGAAAATACGCCCGCGCCGCAATGGGTTCGCGTGGTCGGCGGATGGTCGGAGTTCCAGTTCGCAGAGCGACGCATGCCCACGCTCGACGAAATCAACGCCGCAGCGCCCGATACGCCCGTCTTCGTCCTACACCTTTATGCCCGAGCGCTCCTGAACCGCGCCGCCCTTGCGGCACTGGGGATCACAAAAGACACGCCAGACCCGCCTGGTGGTCAAATCGAGCGCGACAGACACGGAAACCCGACGGGCATGCTGATCGCGCGGCCGTCTGCGCTGATACTCTATTCGACGCTGGCACAGGGTCCGAAGCTGCCGCTGGAGGACCAGATCAATTCCACGCGGCACTTCATGCGCGAATTGAACAGGCTCGGTGTGACCTCGGTGATCGATGCGGGCGGCGGCGGGCAGAATTATCCTGAAGACTACGACGTGGTGCGGCGGCTCCACGCCGAAGGCCAGCTGACACTGCGCATTGCTTATAACCTTTTTGCCCAGAAGCCTGGGCAGGAACTCAGCGATTACGAGCACTGGGTCGGCATGACCGAGCCCGGCGCAGGTGACGACTGGATCCGCATGAACGGTGCGGGCGAGAATCTCGCCTGGTCGGCCGCCGACTTCGAGAACTTCCTCGAGCCGCGCCCGGATCCCGCCCCGGTGATGGAGGCCGAACTCGAGAAGATTGTGGAACTTCTCGCCACGAACGAATGGCCCTTCCGCATCCACGCGACCTACGACGAGACCATCGACCGTTTTCTGACCGTGTTCGAGCGGGTGAACCAGCGCCAGCCCTTCCGGACGCGGTTCATCATCGATCATGCCGAAACGATCAGTCCCCGCAATATCGAGCGGATCAAGGCGTTGGGCGGCGGAATCGCGACGCAGCACCGTATGGCCTTTCAGGGGGAGTACTTCGTGGACCGCTACGGCGCGGAGGCCGCCCAGGCCACCCCGCCCATGCGGGAGATGCTGAAGACCGGTTTGCCCGTGGGCGGCGGGACGGATGCGACCCGCGTGGCAAGCTACGATCCGTGGGTCGCCCTGCATTGGCTGACAACCGGCAGGACGGTCGGTGGACTGGCGCTCTATGATGACAGCAACCTCCTGACCCGCGAGGAGGCATTGGCGATCTGGACGACCGGCTCGGCCTGGTTCTCGGGAGAACAGGACGTCAAGGGCAAGCTCGCCCACGGCATGTATGCCGATCTGGCGGTGCTGTCTGACGACCTGATGTCTGTTCCCGACGATCGCATACGATCCATCACATCCGTGATGACCGTGGTCGGCGGACGGATCGTTTTCGCGGGGGATCACTTTGCCTCGTACAATCCGCCCCTGCCGCCGGCATCGCCCGATTGGTCCGCGAATGCCCTGTTTGCCAGCCCTGGCGAGCGCCTTGCCGCCCAAGCGCCCGCTGCAACGCATATGCGCGCCTGCCATGAGGGCTGCACCACGCGTTGCGGAGTGCACGGTCACAGCCACTCCATCGCCTGGACCGCGCCGATCCCGGTTCGGAACCGACCTGCGTTCTGGGGAGCGCTCGGCTGCTCCTGCTTTGCGGTTTGA
- a CDS encoding hydrolase — protein MSKLDVLTPQNSQLIFIDHQPQMAFGVQSIDRQMLKNNTVALAKAARIFDIPTVITTVETASFSGHTYPELLDVHPQAPLLERTSMNSWDDQKVRDALAKGAGEGRKKIVVSGLWTEVCNLTFALSCMADTDYEIYMVADASGGTSEDAHKYAMDRMVQAGVVPVTWQQVLLEWQRDWARKETYDAVIALVQEHSGAYGMGVDYAFTMVHKAPARTSHTGQTQAPVAAA, from the coding sequence ATGTCCAAGCTCGACGTTCTCACTCCGCAAAACAGCCAACTGATCTTCATCGATCATCAGCCGCAAATGGCGTTCGGCGTGCAGTCGATCGACCGGCAGATGCTGAAGAACAACACCGTCGCTCTGGCAAAGGCTGCCAGAATATTCGACATCCCGACGGTCATCACGACGGTCGAGACAGCGAGCTTCTCGGGTCATACCTATCCCGAACTGCTCGATGTCCATCCCCAGGCGCCGCTCCTTGAGCGCACGTCGATGAATTCGTGGGACGACCAGAAGGTTCGCGATGCCCTTGCGAAAGGCGCCGGCGAAGGAAGGAAAAAGATCGTCGTTTCCGGACTTTGGACCGAAGTCTGCAACCTGACCTTCGCTCTGAGCTGCATGGCGGATACGGACTACGAGATCTACATGGTCGCCGACGCATCCGGTGGGACCTCCGAGGACGCCCACAAATATGCCATGGACCGCATGGTGCAGGCTGGCGTGGTTCCGGTGACCTGGCAGCAGGTCCTGCTGGAATGGCAGCGCGACTGGGCTCGAAAGGAAACCTATGACGCCGTGATCGCGCTCGTGCAGGAGCATTCCGGCGCTTATGGGATGGGCGTCGATTACGCCTTCACCATGGTTCACAAGGCGCCGGCACGGACGTCACACACCGGGCAGACGCAGGCTCCGGTCGCTGCCGCCTGA
- a CDS encoding DUF1427 family protein: MNWTPYFVSLAIGIGVGVIYGLVSVRSPAPPIIALLGLLGMLAGEATVQWVRGHGDVLSNVLHMKSFSVSRSHEPDRSGRSVKSDS; this comes from the coding sequence ATGAACTGGACGCCCTATTTCGTGTCCCTTGCCATCGGGATCGGCGTCGGCGTGATCTATGGGCTTGTCTCCGTACGATCTCCGGCGCCGCCAATCATCGCATTGTTGGGATTGCTGGGCATGCTTGCGGGCGAAGCCACAGTGCAGTGGGTGCGCGGACATGGCGACGTCTTGTCGAATGTTCTGCACATGAAGTCCTTCTCCGTGTCACGAAGCCACGAACCGGACCGGAGCGGCAGGTCTGTCAAATCTGATAGTTGA
- a CDS encoding LysR family transcriptional regulator: MQELKPIRVFLEVAAQQSFAAAAKSLRMTPASVTRIVARLEEDLGQQLLVRTTRRVSLTSAGAIVAARYRPVVEAFDQVSDELNRAMQPDRGRLSINAPMSFGLRLLPRLLGSFKLAYPNIDLSVMLTDRLVDIVAENCDLAIRLSEPPREKSTIWRKICEVPRCAVADRSFLERNGRPDDPEGLNPDLCLSYGFGGDVETWRFRKDGMKRSIKTGSGIHSNNGDFLYSMVKAGAGYAVLPEFIVAHGLKSGEVEEVLPDWKTPALWLSLYYPPYEVLPPLVATFTDFFEAFLMDMDGFEF; encoded by the coding sequence ATGCAGGAGCTCAAGCCGATCCGTGTGTTTCTGGAGGTCGCCGCACAGCAGAGCTTTGCTGCCGCAGCCAAGTCTCTTCGCATGACGCCGGCCTCCGTCACCCGCATCGTCGCACGGCTCGAAGAGGACCTCGGTCAGCAGCTGCTCGTAAGGACGACGCGGCGGGTCTCGCTCACGTCTGCGGGCGCCATCGTGGCGGCCCGGTATCGGCCGGTCGTCGAAGCGTTCGACCAGGTCAGTGACGAGCTGAACCGGGCCATGCAGCCCGATCGCGGACGCCTGTCGATCAATGCGCCCATGTCGTTCGGGCTGAGGCTTTTGCCGAGACTGCTGGGCAGCTTCAAGCTCGCGTATCCGAACATCGATCTCTCAGTCATGCTGACGGACAGATTGGTGGATATCGTCGCCGAGAACTGCGATCTGGCGATCCGGCTGTCGGAACCGCCGCGCGAGAAGTCCACGATCTGGCGCAAGATCTGCGAAGTGCCGCGCTGCGCCGTGGCCGACAGAAGCTTTCTGGAACGCAACGGACGTCCGGACGACCCCGAAGGCCTGAATCCCGATTTATGCCTTTCCTACGGTTTCGGCGGCGATGTCGAGACATGGCGCTTCCGAAAAGATGGCATGAAGAGGTCGATCAAGACGGGCTCGGGCATTCACTCCAACAACGGCGATTTTCTGTATTCGATGGTGAAGGCCGGAGCCGGGTATGCCGTCCTGCCGGAGTTCATTGTTGCACACGGCTTGAAAAGCGGCGAGGTGGAAGAAGTCCTGCCGGACTGGAAAACGCCGGCGCTATGGCTGTCGCTCTATTATCCGCCCTATGAAGTTCTTCCGCCGCTGGTCGCGACTTTTACCGACTTTTTCGAGGCCTTCCTGATGGACATGGATGGGTTCGAATTCTAG
- the msrA gene encoding peptide-methionine (S)-S-oxide reductase MsrA yields MSLLKMLSKKLSLPTAEEALSGRENAIPTAETHAVSGQPLKGPYPDGTERVVFAMGCFWGAERLFWQTEGVVVTAVGYIGGPTPNPTYNEVCGGMTGHTEGVLVIYDPAVVSFETLLKVFWEGHDPTQGMRQGNDVGTQYRSAIFTTTEAQHAAADASREAYQEALAARGLGRITTEINAEMPFYFAEDYHQQYLHKVPHGYCGLGGTGVSCPIGTGVAASPS; encoded by the coding sequence ATGTCGCTTCTGAAGATGCTGTCGAAAAAGCTGAGCCTGCCGACCGCCGAAGAGGCGCTGAGCGGCCGCGAAAATGCGATCCCGACCGCCGAGACCCACGCCGTTTCCGGGCAGCCTCTGAAGGGCCCCTATCCCGACGGCACCGAACGGGTCGTGTTCGCCATGGGCTGTTTCTGGGGGGCGGAGCGGCTGTTCTGGCAGACCGAGGGCGTCGTCGTGACCGCCGTCGGCTATATCGGCGGTCCGACGCCGAACCCGACCTATAATGAGGTCTGCGGCGGCATGACCGGTCACACCGAAGGCGTGCTGGTGATCTACGATCCGGCCGTGGTGTCGTTCGAGACGCTTCTGAAGGTGTTCTGGGAAGGCCACGATCCGACCCAGGGCATGCGCCAGGGCAACGACGTCGGCACCCAGTACCGTTCGGCCATCTTCACCACCACCGAAGCGCAGCACGCGGCTGCAGACGCGTCGCGTGAAGCCTATCAGGAGGCGCTTGCCGCGCGCGGGCTCGGTCGGATCACCACAGAGATTAACGCTGAGATGCCTTTTTACTTCGCCGAGGACTATCATCAGCAATATCTCCACAAGGTCCCGCATGGCTATTGCGGTCTCGGCGGCACCGGCGTGAGCTGCCCGATCGGCACCGGGGTTGCCGCGTCGCCGTCCTGA
- a CDS encoding CHAD domain-containing protein has protein sequence MSKKTARPRSAPDAKAHLVTQISKARAAVEDDDLSREERVHAARRRLKRARSMLRILRPGLFAADYERHRDALRNAASDLSGTRDLDVIAGLAAHLKTHAPEKVHAALDELSARLARKAERAHTLDTPIAEVARRLALAEADARAIETPADSGRLFEEEFFRAYRSSRKAMDRARLGAGEHPFHEWRKRVKHHWHLARLIKGACATASKKTVRQLDELGEILGLENDHAVLSATLLDDPLLAGDGPSADRVHDVIDARRSALQRKALKRGEKLYGEPVRIVRARIDPD, from the coding sequence TTGTCGAAGAAGACAGCCAGACCACGAAGTGCGCCGGATGCGAAAGCGCACCTCGTCACGCAGATTTCCAAGGCCAGGGCGGCCGTTGAGGACGACGATCTCTCCCGGGAGGAGCGCGTTCACGCCGCCCGACGGCGCCTGAAACGTGCCCGATCGATGCTGCGCATCCTGAGGCCGGGTCTGTTTGCGGCGGACTATGAGCGGCATCGGGACGCGTTGCGGAACGCGGCTTCGGATCTGTCCGGGACCCGAGACCTGGACGTGATCGCCGGATTGGCGGCACACCTTAAAACCCACGCGCCGGAGAAGGTTCACGCCGCGCTCGACGAACTGTCGGCGCGGCTTGCTCGGAAAGCCGAACGGGCGCACACCCTCGATACGCCGATCGCCGAGGTCGCCCGCCGTCTTGCGCTCGCGGAAGCCGATGCCCGCGCCATTGAGACGCCAGCGGACTCCGGGCGCTTGTTCGAAGAGGAATTCTTCCGCGCCTACAGGTCATCCCGCAAGGCAATGGACAGGGCCCGGCTCGGGGCGGGCGAGCATCCGTTTCACGAATGGCGCAAGCGCGTGAAGCACCACTGGCATCTGGCCCGGCTGATCAAGGGCGCATGTGCGACCGCGTCAAAGAAAACGGTCCGGCAACTGGACGAGCTGGGCGAGATCCTGGGACTGGAAAACGATCACGCGGTGCTTTCGGCAACTCTTCTCGACGACCCGCTCCTCGCCGGCGATGGACCGTCAGCCGACCGGGTCCATGATGTGATCGACGCACGTCGCAGTGCTCTGCAGAGGAAGGCGCTGAAGCGCGGCGAGAAGCTTTACGGCGAGCCGGTCCGGATCGTCCGGGCAAGGATCGATCCGGATTAG
- the mepA gene encoding penicillin-insensitive murein endopeptidase → MPHPEAKPDPAAPPTGDIVELAALVVPLPAPRPSVPEGYSPPAPDLAKPARFLFGGRMEPAPLEARSIGSYARGCLAGAAALPIDGETWQVMRLSRNRNWGHPDLITFLEDLAASAPDLGWNGLLVGDLAQPRGGPMLTGHASHQIGLDADIWLTPMPDRRLSREEREQMSAISMLKDAGMTVDPAIWTDAHARLIRQAASDPRVERIFVHPAIKKALCEFSGDPDANADWLRHVRPWYGHHYHFHVRMKCPEGQTACRNQDPPPAGAGCGQALSWWLSDEPYKPKPGQPAKRRETMLGDLPSACRSVLLAD, encoded by the coding sequence ATGCCGCATCCAGAAGCGAAGCCGGATCCGGCGGCACCGCCGACGGGCGACATCGTGGAACTGGCCGCGCTGGTTGTCCCGCTGCCCGCTCCGCGCCCGTCGGTCCCGGAAGGCTATTCGCCCCCCGCGCCCGACCTCGCCAAACCCGCCCGCTTCCTGTTCGGCGGCCGCATGGAGCCGGCGCCGCTCGAAGCGCGCTCGATTGGCTCCTATGCGCGCGGCTGCCTGGCGGGCGCTGCGGCCCTGCCGATCGACGGTGAGACCTGGCAGGTCATGCGACTGTCGCGCAACCGCAACTGGGGTCATCCGGACCTGATCACCTTTCTGGAGGATCTGGCGGCCTCGGCCCCGGACCTCGGCTGGAACGGGCTCCTGGTCGGCGACCTCGCCCAGCCCCGCGGCGGCCCGATGCTGACGGGACACGCCAGCCATCAGATCGGGCTCGACGCCGATATCTGGCTCACTCCGATGCCGGATCGCCGCCTGAGCCGGGAGGAACGCGAGCAGATGAGCGCCATCTCGATGCTCAAGGACGCTGGCATGACGGTCGATCCCGCGATCTGGACCGACGCCCACGCGCGCCTGATCCGGCAAGCCGCATCGGATCCCCGGGTGGAGCGGATCTTCGTGCATCCGGCCATCAAGAAGGCGCTGTGCGAGTTCTCAGGCGATCCCGACGCAAACGCCGACTGGCTCCGGCATGTGCGCCCCTGGTACGGACACCACTATCACTTCCATGTCCGCATGAAGTGCCCGGAGGGTCAGACGGCGTGCCGGAACCAGGACCCGCCGCCCGCCGGTGCCGGCTGTGGCCAGGCACTTTCCTGGTGGCTCTCCGACGAGCCCTACAAGCCGAAGCCGGGCCAGCCGGCCAAGCGGCGCGAGACCATGCTGGGCGACCTGCCGAGCGCCTGCCGGAGCGTGCTTTTGGCTGATTGA
- a CDS encoding cation diffusion facilitator family transporter: MAHSHGGGHEHGHSHGHASDNERATAIAAFLTGGFMIAEAAGGIIANSLTLLADAAHMLTDCVALGLAWWAFRQSRKPATPELTFGRHRMPVLIAFANGIVLLLLTAWIVVEAIDRLFDPQPVSSIPLLVVAWLGLLVNIAAFLVLSGGNKGSLNIRAAVLHVISDLLGSVAAIIAGGVILFTGFMAIDPILSMVVSALILRTTIRLLRESSHILLEGAPSGIEPEAIAEDLTAMVPGVEKVHHVHIWSLSEERSLVTLHAVVDQETDIAMATAGIRARLADRFGVGHATVELETPGRETVAEVEPCPTEPDRHGH; this comes from the coding sequence ATGGCACACAGTCACGGGGGCGGACACGAGCACGGCCATTCCCACGGCCATGCCTCCGACAACGAGCGGGCCACCGCCATCGCCGCCTTTCTGACGGGCGGCTTCATGATCGCGGAAGCGGCGGGCGGCATCATTGCCAACTCGCTGACGCTTTTGGCCGACGCCGCGCACATGCTGACCGACTGCGTGGCGCTCGGACTGGCCTGGTGGGCATTCCGGCAGTCCCGCAAGCCCGCGACGCCGGAGCTGACCTTCGGACGCCATCGGATGCCGGTCCTGATCGCGTTTGCGAACGGGATCGTGCTCCTGCTCCTGACCGCCTGGATCGTCGTGGAGGCGATCGACCGGCTGTTCGATCCTCAGCCGGTGAGCTCGATCCCCCTGCTCGTGGTCGCCTGGCTCGGTCTTCTCGTGAACATCGCCGCCTTCCTGGTTCTGTCGGGCGGAAACAAGGGCAGCCTGAACATTCGCGCAGCCGTCCTGCACGTGATCTCGGACCTTCTGGGCTCGGTCGCCGCGATCATCGCGGGCGGGGTGATCCTGTTCACCGGATTCATGGCGATCGACCCGATCCTGTCGATGGTGGTCAGTGCGCTCATTCTGCGCACAACGATCCGGCTGTTGCGGGAATCCAGCCATATCCTGCTTGAAGGAGCGCCGAGCGGTATCGAGCCGGAAGCCATCGCGGAGGATCTGACCGCCATGGTGCCGGGCGTCGAGAAGGTCCACCACGTCCACATCTGGTCGCTGTCAGAGGAGCGTTCTCTGGTGACGCTGCATGCCGTGGTGGATCAGGAGACGGATATAGCGATGGCCACGGCGGGCATCCGGGCGCGACTTGCCGACCGGTTCGGGGTTGGCCACGCAACGGTTGAACTGGAGACGCCGGGTCGGGAAACGGTGGCCGAAGTGGAACCCTGTCCGACCGAGCCGGATCGGCACGGCCACTGA
- a CDS encoding ABC transporter permease, producing MRLANIFQLGIKELRSLSRDRTMMILMFYVFTLAIYAEASAIPDTLNRAPIAIVDEDRSPLSTRIVDALYPPYFLPPKLITHDEMDARMDEGLDTFALNIPPDFQRDVLAGRQPAIQLNVDATRMTQAFTGSAYVTEIVSDEIRTFTQRYRAEAELPVDLVLRSRFNPELAKEWFGSVTELINNVTLLAIILTGAALIREREHGTIEHLLVMPVTPLEIMAAKVWAMSLIVFLATTGSLLFVVQGLLNVQIQGSIPLFLAGAALEIFAATSLGILIGTIARSMPQFGMLVILVLLPMQMLSGGMTPRESMPEVVQTIMLAAPNTHFVVLAQAVLFRGAGIDVVWPQFAALIAIGAILFMISLSQFRRSMSTMS from the coding sequence GTGCGGCTCGCCAACATCTTCCAGCTGGGAATCAAGGAACTCCGCTCGCTGTCGCGCGACCGCACGATGATGATCCTGATGTTCTACGTGTTCACGCTGGCGATCTATGCGGAGGCGAGCGCGATCCCCGACACGCTCAACCGCGCCCCGATCGCCATCGTCGACGAAGACCGGTCGCCGCTTTCCACCCGCATCGTGGACGCGCTCTATCCGCCCTACTTTCTGCCGCCGAAACTGATCACCCATGACGAGATGGACGCACGCATGGACGAAGGTCTGGATACCTTCGCCCTCAACATCCCGCCTGATTTCCAGCGCGACGTGCTGGCCGGGCGCCAGCCGGCCATTCAGCTCAACGTCGACGCCACCCGCATGACCCAGGCCTTCACCGGAAGCGCCTACGTCACCGAAATCGTCAGCGACGAGATCCGCACCTTCACCCAGCGCTATCGCGCCGAGGCCGAATTGCCGGTGGACCTCGTGCTCAGGTCACGGTTCAATCCCGAGCTGGCGAAGGAATGGTTCGGCTCGGTCACCGAGCTGATCAACAACGTCACGCTGCTGGCCATCATCCTGACCGGTGCGGCACTTATCCGCGAGCGGGAGCACGGCACGATCGAGCATCTTCTGGTGATGCCGGTGACACCGCTGGAAATCATGGCCGCGAAGGTCTGGGCGATGAGCCTCATCGTCTTCCTGGCAACGACGGGCTCACTGCTTTTCGTGGTTCAGGGGCTGCTGAACGTCCAGATCCAGGGCTCGATCCCGCTGTTCCTTGCCGGCGCAGCGCTGGAGATCTTCGCTGCCACGTCGCTCGGCATCCTGATCGGCACCATCGCCCGCTCCATGCCCCAGTTCGGCATGCTCGTGATCCTGGTCCTGCTGCCCATGCAGATGCTGTCGGGCGGCATGACCCCGCGCGAAAGCATGCCGGAGGTGGTCCAGACGATCATGCTCGCCGCACCGAACACCCATTTCGTGGTGCTGGCTCAGGCCGTCCTCTTCCGCGGCGCCGGGATCGACGTCGTCTGGCCGCAGTTCGCCGCGCTGATCGCAATCGGCGCGATCCTGTTCATGATTTCGCTGTCTCAGTTCCGGCGCAGCATGAGCACCATGAGCTGA